A single Klebsiella variicola DNA region contains:
- a CDS encoding M20 aminoacylase family protein, with the protein MSDYVIPEIKATEDEMISIRHYLHANPELSLEEFNTSELVAGKLAEWGYQVTRGLGKTGVVGSLSKGDSPRTIGLRADMDALPIHETTDLPWASTVPGKMHACGHDGHTTILLAAAKYIASPACQFNGTVHLIFQPAEEAIGGADLMIKDGLFEQFPCERIFGLHNMPGLPVGKLGFYAGNFMASADTVKITITGYGGHGAHPERTVDPIVAGAALVMALQSIVARNVPPGETAVVSVGTFQAGIASNVIPESVVMELSVRAMKPDIRDLLIKRIHELADFTAKSYGASSVVEVYDSYPVLTNSPEETDFARALALEVFGREGVLESVSPMNASEDFAFMLRERPGSYFLLGNGEKGEKGGCMVHNPGYDFNDDIITTGATLFARLVEKHCR; encoded by the coding sequence ATGAGTGATTATGTAATCCCCGAAATTAAAGCGACGGAAGATGAAATGATTTCTATCCGTCATTATTTACATGCCAATCCGGAATTAAGTCTGGAAGAGTTTAATACCAGTGAGCTGGTGGCTGGCAAACTGGCGGAGTGGGGCTATCAGGTCACCCGCGGCCTCGGTAAAACCGGCGTCGTCGGCAGCCTGAGCAAGGGCGACTCGCCGCGTACTATTGGCCTGCGCGCCGATATGGACGCGCTGCCGATCCATGAAACTACTGATTTGCCCTGGGCCAGTACGGTACCCGGAAAAATGCACGCCTGCGGCCATGACGGCCATACCACCATTCTGCTGGCGGCGGCGAAATACATCGCCTCGCCGGCCTGCCAGTTTAACGGCACGGTGCATCTGATTTTTCAGCCGGCGGAAGAGGCTATCGGCGGCGCCGATTTAATGATTAAAGACGGGCTGTTCGAGCAGTTCCCCTGCGAACGCATCTTTGGCTTGCACAACATGCCAGGGCTACCGGTGGGCAAGCTGGGCTTCTACGCCGGCAACTTTATGGCCTCGGCGGACACCGTCAAAATTACGATTACCGGCTACGGCGGCCACGGCGCCCATCCGGAGCGTACCGTCGACCCGATCGTCGCCGGCGCAGCGCTGGTGATGGCCCTGCAGAGCATCGTGGCGCGCAACGTGCCGCCGGGGGAAACGGCAGTGGTCAGCGTCGGCACCTTCCAGGCCGGTATCGCCTCCAACGTCATTCCGGAGAGCGTGGTGATGGAGCTGAGCGTGCGGGCGATGAAGCCGGACATTCGCGATCTGCTGATCAAGCGTATTCACGAGCTCGCTGATTTTACCGCCAAAAGCTATGGCGCCAGCAGCGTAGTGGAGGTGTACGACTCCTACCCGGTATTAACCAACAGCCCTGAAGAGACCGATTTCGCCCGGGCGCTGGCGCTGGAAGTGTTTGGCCGCGAAGGGGTACTGGAGTCGGTCTCGCCGATGAACGCCAGCGAGGATTTCGCTTTTATGCTACGCGAACGCCCAGGGAGCTACTTCCTGCTCGGCAACGGTGAGAAAGGGGAGAAGGGCGGTTGCATGGTGCACAACCCCGGCTACGACTTTAACGATGACATTATCACCACCGGCGCGACGCTGTTCGCCCGCCTGGTGGAAAAGCACTGTCGCTAA